The Tenebrio molitor chromosome 2, icTenMoli1.1, whole genome shotgun sequence DNA segment tatacgtATATTAGATTAATAGTTACGTGTAAAATTGGTAATAAAAGAGTTACGTCATactgtttacattttatttaatttactatgattacattaataaaatgtgtATGATAAGtggagaaaaaattaaaagcaaataacagaaaaaacgatttttttcatCAAGTGGCAATAACagcataaaacaaaaatttattgttcatAAAATAGTACTTAACAGCAGAGAGTCAAAAGAGAGCACTACAGCTTCTGACCTATTAAACCAATAAGCCACCAATAAATTATAATcgtcaatttaataattaaaatggatAGTAAACCACACACAACGTTTAAGTGAAGAAACGCTCAGATTTATAACCCATATATTTCCTTAGAAATATTCACCCAATCTTTGACTTTGTTAAGatatgttttcttttctgttaAAACTCTAGCTGCTTCTTGGAATTTATCTTCATTTCTTCTTAAATACATTATAGCATCTCTTTCAAGTTGTTCCAACTTCTGCTGATTTATTTCTACCATACTGATCATTTCAGTCAAATATGGATTGAAACGATAGTACACGCTGTCTGGCAGTAAGTCGTTAAGCATTATGTGAACCCCTAAAAATCAACATCTTTTGTATTCTTCGTAAAACCAGAAGAATAGTTTTAAGTTAGGCAACACGTTGTACGTACTCCAGAATAATCACAACCATGTCAACAGGTTTTATTtccaacaatttatttttttaagagaGTAAATAATTAACGTATAGTCGTTACCTATAGAGTTGATCCTGCCATAAAGATGCTTAGTAGATTTGGACTAGTCCAAGTAGAGAATAAGGGAAGTTAGTACAACAGTGGCGTATCTGACATATGCGCACAGATATgaatcaataaattaatgacaaTAATTTCGTACATCGCTGGAGGCGCAGAGTTATTACACCCTCCACGCTCATCTCCGATACATACAactctaattaataattaaaaaacaaaaaagttctGGTATAAGTACAACAGGTATCTCACATGAAAATTATTCACTGTAATATAACAACTCTCACTACCTTCAGTATCTGTCGCACTATCTAGAATCTTATAAAATTTATCAGTCCACGACGTACTGCTAGAGCTTTTCGGAGTACTCTTATAAATATCTGTCGGAGTCGGAACACTTCTCCCAGTTCCAAAAGAAACCACACACTGAATGGGAGTATTCGGCCAAATTAATTTAGCTTCATGTAATGCCACGGCAGTCGGATTGTTGACTAGAATTCCTCCATCCTACAAAAACTGCTGTACTTTTATACCACCCAACAATGTTCAATTTACTTGGTGTAAAAATTTTCCCAatttaaattcttcaaaatatgTCGGCGCAGCGGCAGAGGCTCTGGCCGCCTGCCACACCTCATATTCACTGCTACCAGAATAATAAGGTCGAACTCTCCAAGGAAGTGAATAATTTCTGAACACGTACGCTGATAAGCGAGACTGATTTACGACGGCAGAAATTGCACATAACTGAAAGTAACTGTTACTCATGTTGTCGTGAcatattaaaagacaaaaacCTTGGGACAATTTGAATTACGAGAAGTACTGATTAGACTGTTTGTTCCTAGATGCTCCTGAAGTTTCTTTTCCCACAACGACGTGTCGTAGTAAGCTTGACTCCAAACTAAATTTCCAGTACCCCACAGTGGTGACTGTTTAAATACTTCTCTACTAATATCTTTGTAACCTTCAGCAACTTGGTTTAAGTCTGTGTGGTGAATTcctataattaaaatttattccaAAACGTAATACAAAATCAAATGCTTAAAATTGACTAAAATCGAACTTTGCTGCTGCTTACTATTTCTAAATATAATTGTATACCTatattactatttttttctttaaaaaaatgagcGTAAACACATGCTTACTCAACTCAacatttcaagaaaaaaaaaatgaaataaaaaaacccTTCACATTtgggtttttaattttgatgtaGCTTTTACACACAAGGTGTAGTGCGGTTGATTTAGCATGCacgttaaaaataatatttaaattataccTAAACTAAATGATAAAATGGCGCCAGTGCTGACGccacaaaataaatcaaatagtTCATGTACTCTTTTTCCTGTCAattcttctaatttttttaacatttctaAAACAAGCAATCCTCTAATTCCTCCTCCATCCATAGCAAGAATTCGAATTCCATTTCCTGTTACTGGATCTGAATAGCCCAGCAAAGCTAACCCCTCTCTAATAGCAGCTTGAATATCACATACACCATCTGTTTTCCTTCGAACTTTCAGTAAGGTTCGAATTGCACCAGCCTACATATGTAATACAtttgtcaataaatgtttacTATAATTTATTAAGTACATTACTCTAATAGCAATATTTCTTGCTTCAGGGAATTGTTTAAGGTGTACAATTAATGCTTCAATTCTCCCAAGCAAAGTAATCTCATTTTCTGCTGTTTCAATAGATAAAATGACATGTTGAGTTTGTGACAATATACTgcactgaaattttatttcatgaTTACaattcttctttaacttctataGAAATACCTTAGATACTGAACGCttaattttccattttggTTTAATCTCTTTTATTCCATCTTTAgctttcaattttgttttagcATCTTGTAGCACAGTTGGTAAATTCTGTTGAgattttgcatcatttttattaaatttggtGCCTTGACTATActgttcaaaatattttaaaaactcaTTTGAAAAGACCACAGGAATCTTATTGATCATGTGAAATGTAtcttttccaaaaacattttgaaaaaatttgtcatttgttatttttgataGCGAGTTTTTTAACTGGCCCAGCAACTTCCAGTGATTTATGGACATTTTAGTTAAATTGATTCAATACATTTAGCATCATCTTAATTATTGTAGTTGGCTAATTAATgaaaacaatcaacaaatataattaaattatcacttCTTCCACTTTATTTACCTGCATCAAAAAAGCTATATTATGAAGCAGTCCCCAAGATAAAATAAGTTAAATAAATCTACATAATTTCCTTTCATTCTGTATACAACtgcaaaatattattatagTTTTGACACACttgaaacattaattttgaattctgTCAGTGGCCATTGATTTTTCATTCCTTAAAtaacacaaattttattaattcaaaatGTCCGAATAGCACACTTACAATTAATCGATGCATAACGTGTTGATACTTATTCCCCAACGtaattgttttgattttaaatgtatttgttTATGTTCACTTACGTTATAAAACATAATTTGTGGACATCTCagtttaatgacattttactttaacctTGGCCTTCTCTCAGTTCTCTCTTCGTTCAACGCCAACGCGCGAGAAGGCATTTAGCACATAGCCTAAGCACGCTCCGCCCCTAACTGTTTAAGCgcgaattttaaatattgaaaataaaaacgcaAACTTTACCTGATCTGACCTGATCTGAAAAATGATGTGACAGCGTCCTTATatcgaaaataactattattttgcatgtttgaACTTGGTATCTGGGGCCGCCGCAATTTCTGATCAGTGATCACACAGCGGCGCGCGCTGTGCTAGTGCTTTGGCTATGTGCTAAATGAATTCTCTCAGTTCTTGACTCCAGTGTTGCCagatcgtgtcaaacaagcaaaatttgttaaatttgtcGGAAAAAATCGTGAGAATTCGGAGATggatgatttttgaatggaagTATCAGGCGTGCAACTCGTGCAAGTGAAATcttgggctgggaaggcgttggaaactgacaattgtttttttttttaagtgtaaattgacagttgtaattataTAGAGCAtcttgacagctaacctaaaatttataaacaaaaaaaaatctcttttttttctttctttgcaatgttttacattaaaaatagaataattaaTGATTCCAATTCTTGAAAagcaaatattaaatattttaggcATTTACGATCTTTCTGGGAcagagttggctatgattttttcttttcatgttggagtaactgattcagtgatgcaacggatccaactttttttttctgtcagtgccTGGTCGACATTTCcttgccaccgcattgccagatttattattttaatattcgtaaaaaagtaaatgatttattaagttactaaaaataatgtaaattcCGTCataggaaaaatgaaaattgccaaaataattttgttaggacaaaaaaattccattaaaCGATGCTCCTTGCTATATTATCTATGAAGATAatcatagataaaataaaacatatttaggcccggtttattctcCTTCAAGTGCCTTTATTCTATTTTGGTCAATAATCGTCTTTATACGCCCGCAAATGAGGGCATAAATTGGCCTTTATAGCacagatctgtcaaaaatctgccaagcaacggttggtttaattattcaaacaatggtatcaaacattatttgattaaagaaaatcatacaTTATATACACAGTAACCGtaacaacatcaaaatagctaactaaatttgcatggacacaacttttagttgatttcctttaaggaatacgaaatatttgtttgaataaaacgttgtatgttgtaccacgggcataattgTCGATTATGGCCCTCGGGAATTTGAAAGCCCTCGTTCCTCTGGCGTTAAACATTCCCTCGTGCC contains these protein-coding regions:
- the LOC138122580 gene encoding calcium-independent phospholipase A2-gamma-like isoform X1, with protein sequence MSINHWKLLGQLKNSLSKITNDKFFQNVFGKDTFHMINKIPVVFSNEFLKYFEQYSQGTKFNKNDAKSQQNLPTVLQDAKTKLKAKDGIKEIKPKWKIKRSVSKCSILSQTQHVILSIETAENEITLLGRIEALIVHLKQFPEARNIAIRAGAIRTLLKVRRKTDGVCDIQAAIREGLALLGYSDPVTGNGIRILAMDGGGIRGLLVLEMLKKLEELTGKRVHELFDLFCGVSTGAILSFSLGIHHTDLNQVAEGYKDISREVFKQSPLWGTGNLVWSQAYYDTSLWEKKLQEHLGTNSLISTSRNSNCPKLCAISAVVNQSRLSAYVFRNYSLPWRVRPYYSGSSEYEVWQAARASAAAPTYFEEFKLGKFLHQDGGILVNNPTAVALHEAKLIWPNTPIQCVVSFGTGRSVPTPTDIYKSTPKSSSSTSWTDKFYKILDSATDTEGVHIMLNDLLPDSVYYRFNPYLTEMISMVEINQQKLEQLERDAIMYLRRNEDKFQEAARVLTEKKTYLNKVKDWVNISKEIYGL
- the LOC138122580 gene encoding calcium-independent phospholipase A2-gamma-like isoform X4, producing MFYNAGAIRTLLKVRRKTDGVCDIQAAIREGLALLGYSDPVTGNGIRILAMDGGGIRGLLVLEMLKKLEELTGKRVHELFDLFCGVSTGAILSFSLGIHHTDLNQVAEGYKDISREVFKQSPLWGTGNLVWSQAYYDTSLWEKKLQEHLGTNSLISTSRNSNCPKLCAISAVVNQSRLSAYVFRNYSLPWRVRPYYSGSSEYEVWQAARASAAAPTYFEEFKLGKFLHQDGGILVNNPTAVALHEAKLIWPNTPIQCVVSFGTGRSVPTPTDIYKSTPKSSSSTSWTDKFYKILDSATDTEGVHIMLNDLLPDSVYYRFNPYLTEMISMVEINQQKLEQLERDAIMYLRRNEDKFQEAARVLTEKKTYLNKVKDWVNISKEIYGL
- the LOC138122580 gene encoding calcium-independent phospholipase A2-gamma-like isoform X5, which translates into the protein MQAGAIRTLLKVRRKTDGVCDIQAAIREGLALLGYSDPVTGNGIRILAMDGGGIRGLLVLEMLKKLEELTGKRVHELFDLFCGVSTGAILSFSLGIHHTDLNQVAEGYKDISREVFKQSPLWGTGNLVWSQAYYDTSLWEKKLQEHLGTNSLISTSRNSNCPKLCAISAVVNQSRLSAYVFRNYSLPWRVRPYYSGSSEYEVWQAARASAAAPTYFEEFKLGKFLHQDGGILVNNPTAVALHEAKLIWPNTPIQCVVSFGTGRSVPTPTDIYKSTPKSSSSTSWTDKFYKILDSATDTEGVHIMLNDLLPDSVYYRFNPYLTEMISMVEINQQKLEQLERDAIMYLRRNEDKFQEAARVLTEKKTYLNKVKDWVNISKEIYGL
- the LOC138122580 gene encoding calcium-independent phospholipase A2-gamma-like isoform X3, with product MQNLPTVLQDAKTKLKAKDGIKEIKPKWKIKRSVSKCSILSQTQHVILSIETAENEITLLGRIEALIVHLKQFPEARNIAIRAGAIRTLLKVRRKTDGVCDIQAAIREGLALLGYSDPVTGNGIRILAMDGGGIRGLLVLEMLKKLEELTGKRVHELFDLFCGVSTGAILSFSLGIHHTDLNQVAEGYKDISREVFKQSPLWGTGNLVWSQAYYDTSLWEKKLQEHLGTNSLISTSRNSNCPKLCAISAVVNQSRLSAYVFRNYSLPWRVRPYYSGSSEYEVWQAARASAAAPTYFEEFKLGKFLHQDGGILVNNPTAVALHEAKLIWPNTPIQCVVSFGTGRSVPTPTDIYKSTPKSSSSTSWTDKFYKILDSATDTEGVHIMLNDLLPDSVYYRFNPYLTEMISMVEINQQKLEQLERDAIMYLRRNEDKFQEAARVLTEKKTYLNKVKDWVNISKEIYGL
- the LOC138122580 gene encoding calcium-independent phospholipase A2-gamma-like isoform X2 is translated as MFYNNLPTVLQDAKTKLKAKDGIKEIKPKWKIKRSVSKCSILSQTQHVILSIETAENEITLLGRIEALIVHLKQFPEARNIAIRAGAIRTLLKVRRKTDGVCDIQAAIREGLALLGYSDPVTGNGIRILAMDGGGIRGLLVLEMLKKLEELTGKRVHELFDLFCGVSTGAILSFSLGIHHTDLNQVAEGYKDISREVFKQSPLWGTGNLVWSQAYYDTSLWEKKLQEHLGTNSLISTSRNSNCPKLCAISAVVNQSRLSAYVFRNYSLPWRVRPYYSGSSEYEVWQAARASAAAPTYFEEFKLGKFLHQDGGILVNNPTAVALHEAKLIWPNTPIQCVVSFGTGRSVPTPTDIYKSTPKSSSSTSWTDKFYKILDSATDTEGVHIMLNDLLPDSVYYRFNPYLTEMISMVEINQQKLEQLERDAIMYLRRNEDKFQEAARVLTEKKTYLNKVKDWVNISKEIYGL